Below is a window of Candidatus Hydrogenedens sp. DNA.
AGAAGGCATGATTTTTACTTTGTTTGAGATGTTTCCGCTTCTGCGAGTTGTGCTAACCTTTCTGCTTGGTCTGCTGTTGCAAGAGCATCAATAATAGGTTGTAATTCTCCATCTAAAACTTTATCGAGAGAATATAATGTAAGTCCTATTCTATGCTCTGTTACTCGATTTTGAGGAAAATTATAGGTCCGAATTCTTTCACTTCTATCTCCAGAACCTACTTGAATTTTTCTATGTTCCGACCGTGTTTTTTGTTCTTCATGGGTTTTAATATCTAAAAGTCGTGAACGAAGAACTTTTAATGCTCTTGCTTTATTTTTATGTTGAGAGCGTTCATCCTGACATGTAACAACAATTCCCGTGGGAATATGTGTAATACGAACGGCAGAATCCGTAGTATTAACTCCCTGTCCGCCATGACCCGAAGAACGATAAACATCTATTTGAAGGTCTTTCGGGTCAATATCTATATCAATTTCATCAGCCTCTGGCAAAACGGTAACTGTAACAGCTGAGGTGTGAATCCTACCCTGAGCCTCTGTTTCTGGAACTCGCTGAACGCGGTGAACTCCTCCTTCATATTTTAATTGACTATAAACGGATTGTCCCGAAATTTGAAAACAAATCTCCTTATATCCTCCTAACTCGGTAGGATGTGAATCTAATAATTCTACTTTCCATCCTTTCTTTTCTGCAAATCTAATGTACATTCTATACAAATCTGCAACAAATAACCCTGCTTCTTCCCCTCCGGTTCCTGCTCTTATTTCTATAATTGTATTTTTTTCATCATTGGGGTCTTTGGGGAGAAGTAAAATACGAAGTTTTTGTTCCAACTCATTTAATTGTTCTTGTAATGATTGTTTTTCTTCCTGTGCTAAACTTATTAGTTCGGTGTCTGTTTCTTCTTTTATAACTTCTTCTGTATGATTTAGGTGTTTTTCTTTTAATTCAAATAATTGGTAGGTTTGAACAATATCTTCCATTTCCCGCTGAGTTTTAACCAGTTTCCGATAAACTTCGGGGTCACATGCAACTTCAGGGGAAGCCATTTTTTCATTCAGACGATTATACTCATCAACTATAGCGCGTATTTTTTCGCGCAGTAGGGTATCCATATTATATAAATTAGTTCACTTATTTATTTTGTGTTTTAGGACTTGCTTTCCTGGCATATTTTTTCTGGAATCTCTCTACCCTACCTTCACTATCTACAAATTTTTGTCTTCCTGTAAAAAAGGGATGACAGTTAGAACAAATTTCCACATTAATGTTGGGTTTTGTAGCACGTGTTTTAAAAGTGTTACCACAAGCACACTTTACAGTGGCTTCAACATAATTCGGATGGATACCTTCTTTCATTGTATTCTCCTGTAAGTTTTATATATAGTTCCCTTAAAAATAGAATAACATTATATCAATAACAACATATAATTATCAAAAGTTTATATCTATCTAATGATTTTCTAAAGCATCTCTTATTGCGATGTATTTATTAACAGCATTTAAATATGCTTTTACAGCAGCCTCGACAATATCTGTGCTTGAACCGTTTCCTGTGATATTTTTACCATTAAATTTTACGACAACGGTTGCTTCACCAATAGCATCTTTTCCAGGTGTTGTTGCACGAATATCAAACTGCTCCAACTGCCCTAATACACCTGTTATTCGCTCAATCGCTTTACATGCGGCATCAACAGGACCATCACCTATGGCAGTGTCCATTAAATGTTCACTTCCTTTTGTCAATTTTACTAATGCAGTATAGGGGTCGTGACCTGCAGTTCGAACTTGCTCCAAATGATAGGTTTCAACTTGTTCTT
It encodes the following:
- the prfA gene encoding peptide chain release factor 1, which codes for MREKIRAIVDEYNRLNEKMASPEVACDPEVYRKLVKTQREMEDIVQTYQLFELKEKHLNHTEEVIKEETDTELISLAQEEKQSLQEQLNELEQKLRILLLPKDPNDEKNTIIEIRAGTGGEEAGLFVADLYRMYIRFAEKKGWKVELLDSHPTELGGYKEICFQISGQSVYSQLKYEGGVHRVQRVPETEAQGRIHTSAVTVTVLPEADEIDIDIDPKDLQIDVYRSSGHGGQGVNTTDSAVRITHIPTGIVVTCQDERSQHKNKARALKVLRSRLLDIKTHEEQKTRSEHRKIQVGSGDRSERIRTYNFPQNRVTEHRIGLTLYSLDKVLDGELQPIIDALATADQAERLAQLAEAETSQTK
- the rpmE gene encoding 50S ribosomal protein L31, translated to MKEGIHPNYVEATVKCACGNTFKTRATKPNINVEICSNCHPFFTGRQKFVDSEGRVERFQKKYARKASPKTQNK